CTGACCCTGCTGAATGATTAATGAACCAATAAAACTTAGCAATGACTGTAAAATCAATGAGTCTTGACCAATTAAAACCGGGACAAAGCGGGCGGATAACGGAAGTTGCCGGAAGTGGCGCGGTGCGCCGAAGGCTGCTTGACCTGGGATTCCGCAAAGGAGAGGTCGTCAAGTTTATCAAGATGGCGCCTCTTCGCGACCCGCTACAGGTATCGCTCGGAAACGGGCATATTACTATCCGACGGAGCGAAGCCTCCCTGGTTCAGGTCGAAGTTTTATTGGGCGCCTCAAGTGAATGAAAAAGCCGCGATAAAAATCGCTCTCGCCGGCAATCCCAATTCCGGCAAAACCTCGGTTTTCAACGCTCTTACCGGGGCTCACCAGCATGTCGCCAATTTCCCCGGCGTCACGGTCGAAAAGAGGACCGGCCATCGGCGATACAACGGATTTGATATCCAGTTGATTGACCTCCCCGGAACATATAGTTTGACCGCCTACTCTCCCGACGAAAAGGTCGCCCGCGATTATATTCTTGACGAGAAACCGGACCTCGTTGTGAATGTCATCGACGCCTGCAATCTGGAAAGAGGGTTGTACCTGACGATGCAACTCATTGAAATGGGAGTGGACCTGGTAATCGACCTGAATATGTGGGATGAGGCGATGGAAGCCGGGGTTGATATCGATACCGAAAAACTGTCGCAATTGCTGGGAGCGCCGGTGGTAAAAACTATTGCGCACCGGGAGCAGGGGGTGGAAGCAATCATGCAGGCGGCGGCGGAACTGCTCGAAAACAGAAGTCAGAAACATCGCCACCCGCCGGTTTCATACGGGCCTAAACTGGATGACGTGGTGACCGACCTCTCCCAAACGGTCTCAGTTTGCGGAAGTTGCCGCGCCTGCGGCAATCCCCGCTG
This sequence is a window from Candidatus Zixiibacteriota bacterium. Protein-coding genes within it:
- a CDS encoding FeoA family protein; the encoded protein is MSLDQLKPGQSGRITEVAGSGAVRRRLLDLGFRKGEVVKFIKMAPLRDPLQVSLGNGHITIRRSEASLVQVEVLLGASSE
- a CDS encoding ferrous iron transporter B; amino-acid sequence: MNEKAAIKIALAGNPNSGKTSVFNALTGAHQHVANFPGVTVEKRTGHRRYNGFDIQLIDLPGTYSLTAYSPDEKVARDYILDEKPDLVVNVIDACNLERGLYLTMQLIEMGVDLVIDLNMWDEAMEAGVDIDTEKLSQLLGAPVVKTIAHREQGVEAIMQAAAELLENRSQKHRHPPVSYGPKLDDVVTDLSQTVSVCGSCRACGNPRWLAVKLLEGDSDVKNRFSPHRHRNGQLDRKLRESLDHLRTTTRQDPEVAITEGRYGYIAGIIREVVKQPPSDRMELSVKIDNILTHRFWGYLIFLFFMWLVFQATFKLGAYPMDWIDAGVGRLQGWVTGILPAGV